A window from Fragaria vesca subsp. vesca linkage group LG5, FraVesHawaii_1.0, whole genome shotgun sequence encodes these proteins:
- the LOC101300737 gene encoding uncharacterized protein LOC101300737 → MIGVSWNVRGLGNPHNFRALKRFLRAKDPYLVFLMETKKSKAEMTDICYDLGFGGCCVVGKVGRSSGGLAMFWRKGLAVRPLGSSMGHIDVEVQLDSGLVRISGFYGNPETSNRWASWELLRRIAASVEGPWITFGDFNELRDANEKKGGSDRIESQMQKFVEAIDDYGLQDVEVSGPLFTWRRGDWNVLTGV, encoded by the coding sequence ATGATAGGTGTTAGCTGGAATGTGCGGGGACTGGGGAACCCGCATAATTTCAGAGCCCTGAAGAGATTTCTTCGGGCAAAAGACCCCTATTTGGTTTTTCTGATGGAGACAAAGAAGTCGAAGGCAGAAATGACCGATATTTGCTATGATTTAGGATTTGGTGGTTGTTGTGTAGTGGGTAAGGTAGGTCGAAGTAGTGGAGGTTTGGCTATGTTTTGGAGGAAGGGTTTAGCGGTGCGACCTCTGGGATCTTCAATGGGACATATAGATGTGGAAGTACAACTTGATTCAGGACTAGTTCGTATTTCAGGGTTCTATGGTAATCCAGAGACTAGTAATAGATGGGCTTCATGGGAATTGCTACGCAGGATTGCAGCTTCGGTTGAAGGGCCTTGGATCACTTTTGGGGACTTCAATGAATTGAGAGATGCAAATGAGAAAAAAGGTGGTTCAGACCGAATAGAGTCCCAGATGCAAAAGTTTGTCGAAGCAATTGATGATTATGGACTCCAGGATGTGGAGGTCTCAGGTCCTTTGTTTACATGGAGAAGGGGAGATTGGAACGTCTTGACAGGAGTTTGA